The window CTACCTTCTGACCCACCAGCTTGAGCCCAAAGTGGTAGATGAAACGATCACTAAATACCCCATTCCCAGCAACTGTGAGCTGGTGGATGTGCCGAAAGTCAACCAAAGAATCTGGAATGGGCTACCTGCCTTTTCAAAGACACGAGACCTCAAATTTCAGAGACTCCAAAAGAATCTCACGAGAGGCATCaatgcctacatacatacagtgtcgGCACAGAATATTACTGAACAGCAGCAAGATGCACTAGCACTTCTGTGCAGTGCGAACTTTGAGCTAAATTCCTTACGTAAGGAATTCATGAAACCAGACATTGGTTATCAATTCCAACATCTCTGCAAGCCCTCTACACCGGTCTCCAAATTCCTTTTCGGTGACGACCTGGGAAAGCAAATGAAAGACATTAGAGATGAACAAAAAGCAACTGAGGGTGTCCTCAGGAGTGAGCATAGCAGACAGTACAAAAAGCAGCGTTTCAGCCCATATGACTATGGCAGGAGTGCATATGGCAAGGGCAGGAGCAAGATTACATCAGGAAGCTCGAATTTGCCCCAACAGTACCGCGACGCGGGCTGGACTACATCTCGTGCAAGCACAAGTGATGTGACTAGGCCTACAGGTGCAAAAGGACCGTGGACTGGAGCTACCAGCCATGCTTTTTTAGGCCAGCGCcccaaggggagggggaagccgCCAGCTCCCCACACCTTCACACATCCCAGCCAGCACCAACCGCACTGCGGCAGCAAGCAAGGCTCAGGGATGAAGAGAGCACGATAACCTCCAGTTCAACTGATGAGGTAAATATAACATCCTTTTCTAGTGATCATGCAAAGCTATGTCATCATGATAATGTAGAACCTGTGGTAGGAGGTCGACTGAAGCAATTCTTCCCAAAGTGGCGCAAAAATTACTTCAGACCCACATGTGCTAAATGCTGTAAGTGGTTACAGGCTTGAATTCAGTAAAGAGATGGGTGCACCATCTAGAACTAACCCCCCTTACATTTTTCGATGTGATAAAGCCGAAGAGGCTGATATTGATCTTGAAATTTCTAAACTCCGTGACAAGGGAGTAATTGAACAGTGCCAGAGGGAAACTGGAGAATACG of the Diadema setosum chromosome 16, eeDiaSeto1, whole genome shotgun sequence genome contains:
- the LOC140239524 gene encoding uncharacterized protein translates to MDENSVIIQPGQGDRCQDDKFDIEEGEVPPPVVEKVPNIAAKFAVAEEVGPPIDPEIAKSTAYLLTHQLEPKVVDETITKYPIPSNCELVDVPKVNQRIWNGLPAFSKTRDLKFQRLQKNLTRGINAYIHTVSAQNITEQQQDALALLCSANFELNSLRKEFMKPDIGYQFQHLCKPSTPVSKFLFGDDLGKQMKDIRDEQKATEGVLRSEHSRQYKKQRFSPYDYGRSAYGKGRSKITSGSSNLPQQYRDAGWTTSRASTSDVTRPTGAKGPWTGATSHAFLGQRPKGRGKPPAPHTFTHPSQHQPHCGSKQGSGMKRAR